The following proteins come from a genomic window of Montipora capricornis isolate CH-2021 chromosome 9, ASM3666992v2, whole genome shotgun sequence:
- the LOC138016535 gene encoding neuronal acetylcholine receptor subunit alpha-5-like, with translation MSHDSQITLFCILYACLCTGLGLRRVNESDEYKLRRELFENMDVMVRPVTSYSDAVGVSFSLTVRSLNDLANKRQVLITSVWITQRWHNPFLEWDRNKFGGLDRIHVSPKEIWVPDIILYNNGDNKVYQAGHTEFFKTWVVLQSNGTCLWETPANIESDCNVEISSFPFDIQNCSLIFVSATYGSEELVVYPMSSNLHPELNETGEWKIISTFEEVFIKGRQRLNDQRNYSFIKITLLIERKWVYYVMFLIMPCVICTLLVLVGFSIPPENGERISFCSTIMIAVSVFLLFINDMLPEKSDTLPVLGVYYIITMLLIAFALMATILVFRAYHSVSEPPSCFKALYRARVYKSKKKKQKPVKRNAVSTETNASQTQPCSVHEKPVPDVVESGSVSDKNDDLSEEEKKKIWRSVAVILDGLFFWLFLMAFICSSGYLILFRPVFKLFNPSGIPSSS, from the exons ATGAGCCACGACAGCCAGATCACCTTGTTCTGCATATTATACGCATGTCTCTGCACAG GACTCGGGTTACGCCGCGTCAACGAGTCAGATGAATACAAACTTCGCCGTGAGCTATTTGAAAACATGGACGTCATGGTTCGTCCTGTTACGTCGTATTCGGATGCCGTCGGTGTGTCGTTTTCTTTGACTGTCAGATCGTTGAACGACTTG GCAAACAAGCGACAGGTGCTTATCACAAGTGTCTGGATTACACAG aGGTGGCATAACCCTTTTCTTGAATGGGACAGAAACAAGTTTGGCGGACTTGACCGTATTCACGTCAGTCCAAAGGAAATATGGGTTCCTGACATAATTCTTTATAACAA TGGAGACAACAAAGTTTACCAAGCTGGGCATACTGAATTTTTCAAGACTTGGGTTGTACTGCAGAGTAATGGGACATGCTTATGGGAAACACCTGCAAACATAGAGAGTGACTGCAACGTGGAAATTAGCTCGTTTCCTTTTGATATCCAAAACTGTTCTCTTATTTTCGTATCTGCCACCTATGGAAGCGAAGAACTAGTTGTTTATCCCATGTCATCGAATTTGCACCCAGAACTGAATGAAACAG GCGAGTGGAAGATCATTTCAACTTTCGAGGAAGTTTTCATTAAAGGACGCCAGCGTCTGAATGACCAACGAAATTACTCTTTCATCAAGATAACATTATTAATCGAGCGCAAGTGGGTGTATTATGTCATGTTCTTGATAATGCCATGTGTCATTTGCACCTTATTGGTTCTGGTTGGTTTTTCCATTCCTCCTGAGAACGGTGAAAGAATTAGCTTTTGTTCCACCATCATGATAGCCGTTAGTGTGTTTCTTCTCTTTATCAACGATATGCTTCCAGAAAAGTCAGACACGCTACCCGTTTTAGGAGTTTACTACATCATCACAATGTTGCTTATTGCATTCGCTCTGATGGCCACCATCCTTGTGTTTAGAGCTTATCATTCAGTCAGCGAGCCTCCTTCTTGTTTCAAAGCTCTGTATCGAGCTCGAGTTTACaagtcaaagaaaaagaaacagaaaccGGTCAAGCGAAATGCCGTCAGCACTGAAACAAACGCGAGCCAAACTCAACCGTGCAGTGTCCATGAAAAGCCTGTTCCTGATGTCGTGGAAAGCGGGTCCGTTAGTGACAAAAACGATGATCTcagtgaagaagaaaaaaagaaaatttggcgATCTGTTGCTGTGATTCTTGACGGGTTATTTTTCTGGCTGTTTTTAATGGCATTTATTTGTTCGTCTGGATACTTGATTTTGTTCCGTCCAGTTTTTAAACTCTTCAACCCGTCTGGAATTCCTTCCTCAAGTTAG